From the Thunnus albacares chromosome 24, fThuAlb1.1, whole genome shotgun sequence genome, one window contains:
- the unc50 gene encoding protein unc-50 homolog, translating into MLPTTTQQSNGALGSRDAARHTAGAKRYKYLRRLLHFRQMDFEFALWQMLYLFTSPQRVYRNFHYRKQTKDQWARDDPAFLVVLSIWLCVSTIGFGLVLDMGVLETLKLLLWVVFVDCIGVGLLISTLMWVISNKYLLKHPSRNFDVEWGYAFDVHLNAFYPLLVILHFLQLFFINHVVVINSDWFLGYFVGNTLWLIAIGYYLYITFLGYNALPFLQNTVVLLYPFALLILIYVLSVSLGWNFTQGLCWFYKYRVQ; encoded by the exons ATGTTGCCGACCACTACGCAGCAGAGCAACGGCGCCCTCGGCTCCAGGGATGCTGCACGCCACACGGCGGGCGCCAAACGCTACAAGTATCTGCGGCGGCTGCTCCATTTCAGACAGATGGACTTTGAGTTTGCCCTGTGGCAGATGCTTTACTTGTTTACGTCACCGCAGAGAGTCTACCGCAACTTTCACTACAGGAAACAGACCAAGGACCAGTGGGCCAGGGACGATCCTGCTTTCCTGGTCGTGCTCAGCATCTGGCTATGCG tGTCGACAATAGGCTTTGGTCTGGTGCTGGACATGGGAGTCCTGGAGACACTGAAGCTGCTACTTTGGGTGGTCTTTGTTGATTGCATAGGAGTCGGTCTGCTCATATCAACCCTCATGTG GGTAATCAGCAACAAGTACCTGCTGAAGCATCCCAGCAGGAATTTTGATGTCGAGTGGGGCTATGCATTCGATGTTCACCTCAATGCTTTCTACCCGCTCCTAGTCATCCTGCACTTCCTGCAGCTCTTCTTCATCAACC ATGTCGTGGTGATTAACTCAGACTGGTTCCTGGGATACTTTGTAGGCAACACTTTGTGGCTGATAGCCATTGGTTATTATCTCTACATCACCTTCTTGGGGTACAACG CTCTACCCTTCCTGCAGAACACAGTGGTGCTGCTCTACCCCTTcgccctcctcatcctcatctaCGTCCTTTCCGTCTCTCTGGGCTGGAATTTCACTCAAGGCCTCTGCTGGTTTTACAAGTACAGAGTCCAGTAG